ACAGAGACGCTGCCGTGAGCGCCGAAGGAGtggaggggggagaggacgccCGGAGTGGCACCAGTTGTCCGCAACAGGAAGGATCTAGGCAGagtgcagaggagacgcaatTGCCgtccgcggagagagacggtcaaggcgacgacgcgcccaAGGGACAGGATGGAGGGGAGGGTGGAGGCTCGCGgattctctcctctgcgttctgtcgcgctcgctgcactTGTCGCTGCTCCTGCGAAGCATGCAAGAGCTGCAGCAGTCGAGGCACACGGTCGCCGCTAaaggcctcgccctcgtcgtcagCGTTTGCttgctgcgcatgcggcttTTTCAACTGGGAGCCTGACGTTTTTTCCGCCTTCCAGACGATCGCAATGGACCTTCACAGGACGCTGCCTCGGCTGGGGGCCTGCaaggcgcggccgtcgccgcaggagcccagccgagaagaggcgcgcgcgacagtgagcagagaagaaagcagcgGCGAACGAAGTGAAGGCGACCAGCGACCGGGCGCCACGGAAAGCGAAGCAGAAAGGTGTTCAACTGGAGAAAAAACTGAGGAAGCAGCCAGCCGAACcggaagagaggcgaaggaggaaggaggcgaagcgcggcggacgcgtgaggaggaggcaggaaACGAGCCGAGCCGGCAGGGAAGCGATCCGAGGCACGAAACATACAGAGGGGAAGAAAACGCaaccgcggaggaagcgggcGGCGAGCTTCTTcacagcgacgcggagaacgcagagacgcctctggaggagaaggggaatgcagaggccggcgcagTGGCGGGTGAAGAGGGAAGCggaaaagacgagaaaacAGAACAGAGCGACGCCCTTTCGGTAAAGGACGGCAAGGCGGAGCTATTTGAGAAGGGCTCcaagggcgcgggcgacgagcggcgggagaggacgcctttcttctcgtttGTCTTGCTCCCGAAGGAAAGCGAGTCCCACGAATCCTCCGAGGGCGTGCGCGGATCGGCCGACGTCAAGCCCCTCgacgccgctgaggcgcctCCCGACCCTCCGGAATCGAAGGCGAAGGTCGgcaaggcgcgagaggaTGAGGAGGAAGTCTGCAGGCCGCTTCCTTCACGCGTCATCGCTGCAAAGTCGGCCGAGTTGGTAGACAAGCAAGCAGTCCAGCCTGTGCCCTTTGGCGTGCCTGCGAGCCACATGATGTACGAGTATCTGCGCTGCGTGTTGGAGGCGTATGTCATGTTTCGACCCGACGTGGGCTACGTGCAGGGCATGGCTTATCTGGCGGGCGCCTTCCTGCTCTACATGGACGAATACTCTGCattcgtctgcctctgcaaCCTCCTAGTGAGTCCGGAATTTCCTGCTGAGCGAACCTGAGAAACGCAAAACTGGCGAGGACTCGCTGGCAAGAAGGAGCGGAAAGGTGGAGTCCAGAAGCTGCCTGCAGTGAGCGGCAGAAGATACCTGCGCGGACGAGGGGCGGTATCTGCAGCGTTCAagcgggcgcagaggggaaggcgaagaaaaggtGGAAGGAAGTGGAACCCGACACCACCAGAGAGAGATTTCGTAGAGATGCCAGCGCAGGGCAAGGGGAAATGGAGAAGTTGAGCGAGCCTCTGAGACCCGAGATGCAGCGGAAGAGATGCACATTATACACGAGACGGTTTCCTTGCCTtttatgcatgcatgtgtgtatggCCCTTTTTTTTATTTCTACGCGTGTTTTTGTGCGACGTTTTCTTCCTTCAGCTGCGGAGGTCGCTGCAAGCTTTCTACACCTTCGACATGGCCGTCGTCGACCTTTACTTCCGCTCGTTTGACGCACTCATGGAGGAGAAGCTGCCTCACGTGGCGGCGCGCTTTGCCGAGCTCGGGATCAACAGCGACATCTTCCTTGTTGAGTGGATGTATACGCTCTTCACACGGTAAGTCTTACGCGCCTCGCCAATTGTCTTTTCGCATGCATCAGTAGCGGCCCGCGTTCGAGGGCTGTCGGCGGTGCGGTTCGTATCGTACGACAAGTGGGCGCCGCCTGGAGCGAACACCTGCAGGTTTCGAAGCTGTATGCCAGAGCAAAGGACAGACGCATCCCCATTCACTCTCATGCGGTGGGAGATGTCGTGTgtccgcatgcagccgtAAACAGAATCGGATGTCGGATACGTGCCAATGTaattatatatacatatatatatatatatatatatatatgcacgaGGAGGTTTTCTGTGGTTTTCGCTCCGCTCCAAGTGGCGGGTGTGTCTCGTTTTGGTTTTCTGCATGTCGCAGGTGTCTGCCTTTCGAAATCGTCGGGCGCGTGTGGGATCTCTTCCTAGTGGAGGGCGACACAGTGCTTTTCCAGGTTAGTCTCCACCGAACTGGAAACTGGCGATCTGTTAAGTGGTCCATTCACTTACCACGTGCATATAGACGTGGATATCTATGCATatagcatatatatataatacaTAAGTATTTCTATGTACATATCTTTGTATATAGACGAAAAGACGAGACAGACACATGTCATGCTTAGCTACGGTCGGAGTTTGTCGACGCGAAAGAGgcaagaggagaaagacgaagcGCTTTGCAGTCAAGCTCCGCAGCCTGAAGCTTCTGCTCGCGAGGACGCACGAGGCAATCCTGTCTAGCAGAGAAGCAGCCGGCGCGACTCTGCTCGAAAGGGAACAAACACACCTATATCTTTGCGTTCCACGTTATCTCGCTCACCAATGTAGTATGTAGATAGATCGATAAGTTTAAAGATTTATAGGTAGAGTGGTAGAGGAGCGCGCATGCGAGTTATTTCGGCGCTACAGGTTTAGCAACCTGAGGCGCGAGTGTAGTTTCTAGTTGTGTCTTTCCATAGAATTTATGGAAATAATCGCAACTTGTTTTCTACTCTGCGTGTCCCTTTGTGTGCGGCTGCCTTTCAGACCTCTTTGGCGATCCTCGCGTATTTCCAAGACGAGCTCGAGAACGGCACCTTGGAGAACTGTATGGCGATTGTTTCATCTTCCACAACGACGCACTTCCAGGCCATGGATGTAAgtcctttttcttctgtgCGTGCCGTTCTACGGCGCGTGTTCATCACGCCTCTCTTTCAttgccttcctcgctgcgttTTTCCGTCTTTCGCGGGTCCGCAGCTACCTCGCCTTCTTGCCCTGTCCCTTCCTTCGCATGCAGCGTCGTCGGGTAGATTTTTCGAGGGATGTTCGCGGCGGGTGCCTTGCGTTTGCGTCTACGTGTGTATTTCTTGCTTTCAGCCGAGGCCTATCCAAGCCTTTCTGGATGACACCGATGCTTGCTGGTttcctatatatatatatacatacatacatacaggTGTGTGTATATAATTTGTTTCGCATGCGCGtgtacatgtatgtatgtatacgcTTTCGACGTGTCTGGCTGAATCTCTGTTCTGGCATTAGCTGCTTTCTCGTGCCAGCTTTTCCACAAGAAATTAGTCTTCTTCTGTCGTCTCCATAGTCACAAAGTATACGATCTGCCTTACGTTTGCACATACACTCATTCGGGGTCCATGTGCGTCTTATACGGCCGTTTctacagatagatagatacatagagATGCAGGTggatacagatagataggtagacaTATCTGTCAATGTGTAGAAAAGTTTTCTGTCTGTGTTTTGTCGCGTGCGTCCAGGAGAatcgttttttctcttgctTCCATGGCCTCGCGTTGACGGGGGAGCAAGTCGAGGCGGTCATGGATCGCGTCGCGGGTGCACTCTCACGTCAGCGCCACCAGCAGCAGGCATCGCGCCACGCTCGCGGACCGTCTCAGCCTTCGCCGAGTTCTGCGTCTCAGCAGCGCAggtcgccgctctcctctgcgttctccctcgcctcttcggcgccgccctgcgggTCTTCCgtggcgtctgccgcctccgcgttttcGTTCACGGCCTTCGTCTCGCATACGAAGCCCAGCAGCCAGGCTGGCcccagcgacgcggcgagccgacagggcgcggaggccaccgcagaagaggcggagggccgcagcggcgaagcagacgatCGGGCGCGAGACCCCAGTGGTGGGTCAGGAGACCCTgggggagaaggagacgggccgcggagcccaggcgcggcggcggcgtcggggGAGGCGGCCAACGCGGGGCTGGCGACGAGCGGCAGCAACGgcggagaaaaggaggagagagagagggagaggggggcgAAAGccaggcgaggagaccgtTTTCTTAAGAGCGCAACGACTATCTTCTGGTGACGTCTTGCCGGGGCCACTCGCCTGGGGATGGACGATTTTTTTGTAGACTCGTGTCTggctgcgaggagacagtcAGACGCGTGAGCTTGAGTGCGCGTCGTGTTGTGACCTAGGGGGTTTCTGTCTGTCGAATACTCACAAAAAATGGAAAAAATGTTCGATTAGTATTCGAACAAAGTGAGAACAACAGGTGGAGACGGCAGGTGTGAAAGAAAACTTCCTTgcatgtttttttttttacaTGAGACGTTTGGAACTCGTACGTCTCGCTCGTTGCTGAAAAAGCACGCTGTTCGtcaggagagaagaggacagGAGTCTCTTTGCCCCACACGGACTGTCTGCTGGCGTGTCTTCGCTACTGCGAAGAGCCACGGCTCGTCACTTCGAGTTTCCTTTCTCTGTTGAGGCCACTTACGCACAGAGAAAGAACACAAAAGCCGCGCCATGACGCTCAGAAGTCGCTCGCTagcagctgcgcagacgcaagAGTGCAGGTCAGCCTTCCTAGGCACTCGCAGACAGGTTTATCTAGTTCTCGCAGTATGGTAGAGATGCGTGtaatacgtatacatatatatatattcatatatatcaCTGTGTATATTCGTAAGTTGGCCTGTATTTGCGGATGTCGGTAGTTAGCTGGGCATCACTGAATAGGGAAGCAGGACAGCGCAGCAGATCTCCCACGGGGACGCGGATTTTGTGACGAATGCCGCAGCTTGTTTCCGCCGCGTGTGTTCGGGCAGGACACCGAGGAGCCTCTCGATTCTACAGGGTTTCCACAGGGCGCATAGGGAAGACTCTACACGGCAGCATTCCATCCATTGCGTTCCAGCCTCCACGAGGCCCCCGCGTGCGGTGCTCTCAGGCGCATACGTGTTGAGCCAGGTAGCTGTAACGTGGTGACCTGCGAGAACTACAGCTAAAAAAATGTGAAAGGGACCAAGATGCGTGCGGTCTAACCCATCGTCGCAGACTAAGCGGCGCTGTCTCAGTCCTCTACGGAGTCCTGCAGCGCATTCTCGAAGGCTCTGTTTCCAGTGTCTCTCAGGGGCGCGCGACACAGGGTTTCCTTTTGCTTCTTTGAAATATGGAACGCGCTTGCCGTTTATTCAGCCTCGGGCGTGCCGGAAGGAGGTTCAGACTGTAACGTCCTGCTAGACTACGTAGACCAGACGGCATCTAGTGCCTTGAGGCCAGGCTTTGATGAGGAGAGGAGTACAGAGCTCGCGATTCGTCGACAGGGAAGTATGTTGTGGGTTCAGTCGAGTATCCAAGTGATTGTTCCATGCGCACTTAACACAGCGAGGTGACACGGGAGCGGAAAAACTGATGTGTACGAGGAGCATAAACACCGGCAAGAAAGTTTCAAGGTTTCCCCCGTGATAGGGCAAGGTCTGCGGTGGAATTAGTCCTTTTCAGATGTAAGAAGTGTGTCTTCGCGGTACGCGGGGAGTGTGCGACGGGGCAGGCGCTTAAGGGTGCCGCGTTTAATCGCCGACGGCGGTATGGGAGCTGCATCCGCGAAAATCCGTCAAcagcatgcatgcagaaaaCGTacagcgcgcggaaggcggcgggagAGCGTTCGCGACAGCCGTCCTGGTTCTCTACTGACTTTTTGTCGCTCTCTTACGCTCGACGAGTCTCCTTTTTGTAGCTGCGCTCAGAAACTTGCATATTCCACCTGTTGGAGGCCTAGATTCCTCCATGAAAACAACGCTACCATCACCTGTACATACGCTCGAAGGCATTCGGTTCACCGAAAGAACTTTTGCGGCCGCTAGAAATCGACGAAAGCCAGACAGAGCAAGAAACTGAGGAGGACTGAATGTGTTCAACAGCTTGAAAACGGCTAGACGGGAAATTGGGACCGGTCCAGAGAGACTGTCGGCTCAAACCTCCGCCACATCTGACCGCTGGGATGGACAGTGTGGTCACACGTATGTTGCCTGCTTGCTTACATGTGTTTGTTTGAGGGTGGATAGCAGACAGCCTCAAGCCCCCTAGCGCTTCTTCGTGAGTTCCTCGActtgccttcctcctctcgcctctgtctaGCGCGTTGTTCGTACTCTCCGCCCGTTTCTTTCCGCTGCGTTGTCCGTCTGCGCGTTCCTGCTCGCCTGTAGGCCTCTAGccccctctcttctcctgatgtctgccgcgtcctccCAAAGTGGAGGTCTGCGCGTCTGGATTTCTTCTCCCGTGCCGTGCCCAAGTCTGTctgtcgctgcatgcgcggtcGGCGGGGTGTCTGGAACGCACGCGAAAACGAACGActccgctcctcctctcgtttcctcctcttccagcccgtctcctcgcgcgagcTACGCGTTTCGCGTCCCTTCTTTGGGGCTTTCGCCCAAACTCCACTCCGCGCCAGCCTCTCTCCAGGCATTCGAGTGTCACTATCGCTCGGCTCTCCagttcctccttctctgtgaacgcgtccttcctctcgcggcgccctctccgcAGGATGTCTCACTTCCCAGCCTCCCCATCTCTGTCTGTTCGGGATCCGCCGCCGTTGCGGCTGCGGCAACAGCCTTCTTGCCTCCGCCCAGCAACGCTGGCGGGGTCGAGGGGGGGGTGGAGGCTGCACGCCCCACGTCGGTCAGCGACGCCCCGCCGGGGCCAGAaggccccgcggcgcccgccaccgTCTGGCTGGAGCCCTACCCAGCTGCTGTGTGGAAGAAGCACTtgccggcgcttcgcgctcaagccgcagcctctctcgccgcgcggtgCAGTCTCATTCTCGCGGCGGCTTATGGCGTTCTGACGTGTGAGAGGCCCTGCGAAAATGCCGCCTTCGTCACCGTTTTGAGTGctcttctgcagccgcgcgaggaagaagcgcgagcaGGCTATCCGCTCAGGCGCGAAGGCTGGAGGCAGCGTGCGTGGAGACTACAGTGCGGACttgaggagggcgagggggcggaggccgagaGGAGGCCTGGTGTCTCCTCCTTGTCTGCTGGGAGATGCGCCGGGCGTGCGGAAGCTCCATTCTTTTTCTCGACTTCGTTTTTCGCGggcttcctctcttcgtctctggcgtctctgcttcggACCGCTCCACTAGTTCTGCCCTTCTACCGCGGCCGCATCACCACCAGCTGTCTCCCTCTGCTGCTCACTCTCGATCGCCGCGGCCACTGGGctccgctccttctccaCCTTCTCCGGTACGTCTATACACTCCTGCTCCATCTGCCCActgccgcggcagccagcgcagcggcctcgcgcgaagCGGCTCTTTACTCCCCCGCGGgacgcgccgaaggcggccCGGAGACTCCGGGTccccgcgcgcagctgggGCCTTCTGCCCCGCAGACGGGGCcctcgggcggcggaggccggggCGAGAGCAAGGATATTTCGCCGACGACGCACAGCCTGACCGTGTTGCGCTTTGTACGTCAGCAGCTGGACGCCGTGTGCGCCCATCCGCCGCTCACCGCGGtggccttcttcctctgttcGCGCCTCCTGACGGCGTCGACCGCCGGCGGAAGTCTCCACCTCGtggggcgcgaggcggaggccgtcgtctgcggggtctggagccgcgcggagggacgcgccgcggtctGTCTACTTGGCGGTCGCGAGGTGGTGCGCATCATGGGcgaactcgcgcgcctcgcgtcggtTCGCAGAAGCGTCTGGCCGACtctcctgcagccgccggaGGAGAGTCTTCTTCcactcctcgtcgcgcggctcacGCCAGCTGAGCGGAAacgtcgcgggcggcggcacgATTGGAggctgcagacggcggagTGGATCGTcaggcgaaggagcgacGCGTGCGAAGCTGCCCGCGCAGCGGGGGCCGCTCCGGGCGAGGCGGTGCAGTCGGAGAAACAGAGAGGCTCGTgcgagggcgcagccgcgggcggcaaGGCGGTAGATGTCGGGTGCCTGCTGGGGAGCTGTCTGCTCAGTCCGGCCGAAGAAGCTTCGCTGGAAGAAGAGATGAGAAGCGGGCTCTCGGgccagctgcgcgcgtctgcagagaggaCGGAAAGGCTTCAGGTTTgcgacagctgcagcggcttgTGCTGGAAACAAGCGctttgtctttcttctcccaAGATCGCGAGCCCGCGCTCTCTCGCAGACGGGCGGCACGCGGGGGAGCGGGGCGACGCCTGGAGACAAgggcgagacgaggagagggggCGTAGCTTTCCGCGGCCCCCCACTCGCAGCCGTGCGcgggcaggcggcggcggcgcggatcCTTCCAGTCGTCTGGCTGCCTTTGAAgggcagaagaagcggccgcgcgacgatacaccggcggcggacgaagcagagactcgcgcagacgccggtgGCTGCGAGAGAGCCGAGAACTTGTCTCAGCAGAAGCGAATTCGTGCGGAGGCAAACGGCGGCAGGGAGAGCGACCAGGGACGGGAAGAGACTCCGCACGGGGCGAACGCGGCCGAAGCCGCgactccttcgccttcggcagAGGCTGGCAGCCGCTCCCGCACGCTCTGTGAggcctgctggcgctgcgtcaggcggacgaggcgagggCTGCGGCGTGAGCTGGGTCAGGAAGGGCGTtgcgcgttttctgcggTTGCCGAGCGCGGCCAGGTCGCACGTCGGCTTGCGTGgctcgcgggagagaaggcgcaatccggcggcggggctgccgCGCAGAATGAGAGGACCCTCGAAGCCTCTTCTCCAACTGAGGCTTCCCAGGCGCGagcggacgccggcggcggcgacccagacggcgacggcggggcgtgcgctcccgcgccgcttctcgaCTGGCTCCTTTGTCTTCCCTCGTCGATGCTTCTCATGtcccttctgcttcctccagGGCAGGTCCGCGACTTGCTTTTTCTGCTCACACAGATGCAGCTGCTCGCTCTCCCCGCTCCGccagcgtctgctgcggcgcctgctgagGGAGTCTGCGGGTGGCGCGCGTGCAGCGTGGAGGGGGCGTGTTCGCTtcgagaggaggcgggcgatAGCCGCGACCCTCTGCTCCCCTTTCTTTTCAGGGCGTCGGAAGCAAGTCAGCAGTTCTTCCTCGAGGCTTTTCAGCACAACTGGATCTTTCCTCCCAGTCTCATGAgcgccctcgtcgctgccACGCCCGCTCTTGCCGTCCCCGGCGGAGCCGGCAGCTACAACGTCGTGGCGCCTCAGGCCTTCGCGATGTTTGCGCCCTTCGTTGGAGATCTCACGcgctttctgctgctgctcacgCCCCTCTTTGTGACGATTGAGGCCGTCCCGGTGTCGCCAAGTGCAGAGAAAAGCCAAGCGGACTCTCTTGGGCGCAGACCCCCTGCGGGCGACTTACACGCAGACGCTTCTCGCGGCAGCACCCCCTGGGcgttgcctccgccgcggcggtccggcgaggacgacggaaGAGAcgggccgccgctgcgactGCATTCTCTGCGACTTGCCTCGCCGTCAGTTGTCTTCGCGCGGTGGCTGGTGGGCGCCATTCAGCACAGCCTTCCGTTCCCCTTCTCCGTGGTGACGTCTGCTCACacacgcctcgcgctctgTCTCGACTGGTTCTGTTTCCTGCCTCCGCATCTGCTGCCTgaggcgtcttcggcgtgcgcgggctcgccttccatcccgcctgcgtctctccgccccgcctctctcgcctcggcgggcgcgctggtCCCTGACCTGCGTCGCAGTCCAGGAGGAtcttcgccgccggccgccgcgctcgacttctccatgtggccgacggcggctgcatgcgtgcgcgcctCAGAGGCGACAGGCAGTCTCCTTCGAATCGCGCTGGAGCACTCCAAGGGCACCTCCGCAAAggcgcgggccgccgcgagcgccgctgcctctgcgacaGCCATGGCGCAGCAAGAGCTTCGCCTGCTTgcctcgcaggcgaggcgaggcgctggagaggccgccggcgcagctggGGGCGGATgggcagacggcgagcgacggggcgcgtccgcgcccggcagcagcgagcgtTTTTCGGAGttgctccgcggcgacgacggccgccaagagagactcgccgcggcgcgagaggccgccaaAGAGACTGTacggcgcgcgaccgccgcggggcTTCCAACCCTCTGGCAGGGTGGCGAATTCCCCACAGTCTTTCTGCAGTCGGCGGTGGTCAAGccgctgcttcagctgctACTCCCCtgcgagaagccgcgcgctccCGGCGCGCTCCcggggcgcgcgacggcaggcgagaTGCATgaggccttcgcgtcctgcTTCCGAGACCTCGGCGCGAATCTATTTGATGTGGGGCCCAGTCCCCGCGGCCCGAGCTACAGTGCATCCTCCCGGCTTGCCCGTCTCCTTCCGTTTGGTTTCCTTGCATTCCAACTTGTGAATGAAGCATCTGTTCTGCCGCgtgacgcggcgcggcttctcgaCTTTTTCGGTAACTTGCTCGCCTCGTACTCGCCatcgtctctgcctctcttcttgccGTCTCTCATCACGGCGCTCGCCACTTTCGGGCTCTTTCAGCTCTTTCTCCTGCCTGGCTCTAcggtcgccgcggctttcggcagagcgcgtccgcctgcagcggcgctcacCTCTGCAGTGCAGAATCACACGCTGCCTggccttctgctgcggcaggctGGCTACCCGGTTCGCGTGGCCTACAGACGCGTCGGTCCCTTCGCGGGCTCTGCCCGGACCTGCGGGGGAGACAGCGCAGGGGCTGGCGTGGCGCGACCGTCTGGAGCCCAACCATTGGGCTCCAGAGGGGACACCGCCCTCGGGAGCAAGGAGCCGAGTGAGCACCAGggggcctccgccggctggggcgccagcgagagagggcgagcgaaGCATGCTGCACAGGAGGGAGGCTTCCGGTGTGCCCGAGGAGCCCTGGGGCGAGGGCCGTTCGGGGCGGgagcgcaggaggcgcctgtGGGCCTGTCTGTGGGGGGGTCTCCGGCTGCAtctgaggaagaagaaagcagcagcagagagtcATCTCAAGGCCGACTCGATTGCACCCGGCCGCAGAACGAATTCTCCATCGAGGCAAggcagggcgccggcgcgtcgccgcctgcgcaggccgcgggcgcctgcacGTTCGCGCTGTACctgggcggcagcggcgcccagaCCGACCTGAAGTCTGTCCTCTCCCTGCACCCGCTTCTCCTTCAcgcgtgcgtcgctgcgcttGCGGTGATCGCGCAGATCGCCACGCGCTCACAAGActtccgcgccctcggcgccgtctgctggCGGCAGGGGCACGCCGCACCAGGCGCCGGCAGAAgagtctctcctccgcgggctcTGGAGCCGAACGGCGtggacgctgcggcggaggctgctgcgcgagtAGGGGCGGAGAGCCGGCAGACtggagaagatgaagaggcgcgtggcgcggaCCCCGCGCTCGAGCATGGAGGAGTCCCTCTCGCGGTAAGTGACGCCTCGCGGCCCTTTTCGTCTTCAGAGACTTCAACTGACTCGGATTCGGAGTCCGCTTTCTCTCGagatgaagacgacgcgTCTCTGAACGACTTCTTGCGTGGGCGAGCGGCTCGCGATCTAGCCCTGCctgtcctcctctctcgcacGCCACTCGGGTCTCGAGACCGCTGGGGGGGTGCCGGGGCGGAAGAAGgcccttcttccgcctcggcgcctgccggtCTCTCGGagtcggcgcggccgcggccggccTCCGGGGGGGGAGACTGCGACGCGTCCAcacgggcgcgcggaggggacaggagagacaggaTTTACGCGTCTTTCTGTGCACAGTCCATTCAGCTCGGCTACCAACTGCCTCCGTTCCTCGAGCGTCAGCTCGCCGTTCGTGCTCCGTCGGTGGCGGGCGCTACAGCGGAGACAACGGGCAagggaggcgaaagcggcaggagggcgaggagacgcgccccacctcgcgcgaggcggctagggtcgctcgcgctgctcgatGCAGCGGCCGACGAAAAGCGGAGGTCAGATTCCGCAAGACGGCGACCAAGCCGAGACGCGCA
This portion of the Besnoitia besnoiti strain Bb-Ger1 chromosome VII, whole genome shotgun sequence genome encodes:
- a CDS encoding hypothetical protein (encoded by transcript BESB_080210); this translates as MSAASSQSGGLRVWISSPVPCPSLSVAACAVGGVSGTHAKTNDSAPPLVSSSSSPSPRASYAFRVPSLGLSPKLHSAPASLQAFECHYRSALQFLLLCERVLPLAAPSPQDVSLPSLPISVCSGSAAVAAAATAFLPPPSNAGGVEGGVEAARPTSVSDAPPGPEGPAAPATVWLEPYPAAVWKKHLPALRAQAAASLAARCSLILAAAYGVLTCERPCENAAFVTVLSALLQPREEEARAGYPLRREGWRQRAWRLQCGLEEGEGAEAERRPGVSSLSAGRCAGRAEAPFFFSTSFFAGFLSSSLASLLRTAPLVLPFYRGRITTSCLPLLLTLDRRGHWAPLLLHLLRYVYTLLLHLPTAAAASAAASREAALYSPAGRAEGGPETPGPRAQLGPSAPQTGPSGGGGRGESKDISPTTHSLTVLRFVRQQLDAVCAHPPLTAVAFFLCSRLLTASTAGGSLHLVGREAEAVVCGVWSRAEGRAAVCLLGGREVVRIMGELARLASVRRSVWPTLLQPPEESLLPLLVARLTPAERKRRGRRHDWRLQTAEWIVRRRSDACEAARAAGAAPGEAVQSEKQRGSCEGAAAGGKAVDVGCLLGSCLLSPAEEASLEEEMRSGLSGQLRASAERTERLQVCDSCSGLCWKQALCLSSPKIASPRSLADGRHAGERGDAWRQGRDEERGRSFPRPPTRSRARAGGGGADPSSRLAAFEGQKKRPRDDTPAADEAETRADAGGCERAENLSQQKRIRAEANGGRESDQGREETPHGANAAEAATPSPSAEAGSRSRTLCEACWRCVRRTRRGLRRELGQEGRCAFSAVAERGQVARRLAWLAGEKAQSGGGAAAQNERTLEASSPTEASQARADAGGGDPDGDGGACAPAPLLDWLLCLPSSMLLMSLLLPPGQVRDLLFLLTQMQLLALPAPPASAAAPAEGVCGWRACSVEGACSLREEAGDSRDPLLPFLFRASEASQQFFLEAFQHNWIFPPSLMSALVAATPALAVPGGAGSYNVVAPQAFAMFAPFVGDLTRFLLLLTPLFVTIEAVPVSPSAEKSQADSLGRRPPAGDLHADASRGSTPWALPPPRRSGEDDGRDGPPLRLHSLRLASPSVVFARWLVGAIQHSLPFPFSVVTSAHTRLALCLDWFCFLPPHLLPEASSACAGSPSIPPASLRPASLASAGALVPDLRRSPGGSSPPAAALDFSMWPTAAACVRASEATGSLLRIALEHSKGTSAKARAAASAAASATAMAQQELRLLASQARRGAGEAAGAAGGGWADGERRGASAPGSSERFSELLRGDDGRQERLAAAREAAKETVRRATAAGLPTLWQGGEFPTVFLQSAVVKPLLQLLLPCEKPRAPGALPGRATAGEMHEAFASCFRDLGANLFDVGPSPRGPSYSASSRLARLLPFGFLAFQLVNEASVLPRDAARLLDFFGNLLASYSPSSLPLFLPSLITALATFGLFQLFLLPGSTVAAAFGRARPPAAALTSAVQNHTLPGLLLRQAGYPVRVAYRRVGPFAGSARTCGGDSAGAGVARPSGAQPLGSRGDTALGSKEPSEHQGASAGWGASERGRAKHAAQEGGFRCARGALGRGPFGAGAQEAPVGLSVGGSPAASEEEESSSRESSQGRLDCTRPQNEFSIEARQGAGASPPAQAAGACTFALYLGGSGAQTDLKSVLSLHPLLLHACVAALAVIAQIATRSQDFRALGAVCWRQGHAAPGAGRRVSPPRALEPNGVDAAAEAAARVGAESRQTGEDEEARGADPALEHGGVPLAVSDASRPFSSSETSTDSDSESAFSRDEDDASLNDFLRGRAARDLALPVLLSRTPLGSRDRWGGAGAEEGPSSASAPAGLSESARPRPASGGGDCDASTRARGGDRRDRIYASFCAQSIQLGYQLPPFLERQLAVRAPSVAGATAETTGKGGESGRRARRRAPPRARRLGSLALLDAAADEKRRSDSARRRPSRDAHNPDSKESQDTKPDRAECVSECTCRPTSSWRRLLVESQGATAASPLLRYELSPAFASSLRAALGTESSPHKDVEAATKARDLLHEGEEGFPSVAASLSRSQRGREGEAWRRANTRVQRMMGRVRRALQQCGGGSCLLKRPVAASSRPQGCDGRGAQLWASQAVDLNGESEEAPLAHAARLLLQRMHSDQGVAASLSGPAAGEGAAGEGAAGERGGASCWGRRPADAPRSAGTVDPPLALRGGLSETAEALCFVSSIARELAKRRDAPTPACLVCRRFASASAQQSRETPEAEGGGDTFEADPEFVHAVETLGEKSKAERRAEACLLACVDADMEERTPGGGAGRLCWRSSAQEQDYKRAVTLWGALLAEMQRRQEGGRWREAQDGGTRDEKGGMPSDQKGATPRTPYVGFILLCLLAGAAGRAASDKARSRSERPAIESEGEKQAPDGERGGISVSEGTGRGAGAADDVCAEKSERRERSRLRGAENLLRVYLDLYGVYVSQRTAAQQLRNARGVVARDLQLGLPLLWAQAEEFSEKGQTEAARGGDGAAAAASPRSGPSPVSSPPLGEGEEDGREGCRGDAQLPSPVALLSQLYRLPRYVAPLFVGQAPLLASVFFSAPVAELEALAARCGLLLQTSARSDNAVADPRAQHESTERAATTSWGGSRRESSPDAEPHRPFFCSLCWCARARGLRRSTATSGKPREGARGSSQRFYPLFTLPSWHLLRAAEGWGVDGNSASEHWPLARSPEFLSVVQALLVPRSLFLGAPSSLEWRSYLLAWRMFARELEVYHLLDPPSTSFLSRPLFPLAGWARPPALSPRGPPRSPPSLASSAAPHVGVPQSSRSSALLGSNPAHLHQPVKNVQTEGGERGEEPDIALSGAAQLMGSNRLRLVSLFAGKMRSSAFGALPLWSAGDVGAASESDVEEEADAKKGSLSSVSASCRSSLVLLPSFSVSPATPLCGAPSSFHLHLLESLLSLLASYFSSSGSASFSAGGGAPPTAPPGGRGPVEPKAVAGGRGAPPHGGVAASLARASPAAEGLLGAFLALTPLVAALRPTLSVLQQTLFSLSCAPPPEHAPAEGHAAVATETKRGGATEGVRVVELLAGALVSWLLQWYAADAARFLDLLTLLKAQPSLFWAPPTSSGTEPTGGWGGDVAGERARRPRSGGKGERGRRSRGGRDGGRKRRESTDDREGAEGEEEEEERAKAVWRAEECGQGVWERIAVQVAAFATRHAGSARRGDSSVPVIRLRLLPLFSPRPQAGAGWAHEEARARSLHVKREGNCMQSEALADADAAQACEEVTVSDVQRLCALLMAPGPAVPSVSASPQFA